One Bacteroidales bacterium DNA window includes the following coding sequences:
- a CDS encoding restriction endonuclease, with protein MTWTDYIPEDIKELYEIHDFKHASAILAMEFRKEFEEICQALRAFRFSQKDIIEGGKNESHIPKILSSILRPMSWTERKLGAELNIFEIKGKTKEPKGSFSHGTHKVDYLKGRVAFDLEWNSKDQTFDRDLYALRAFFEYNAISVGVLVTRSNELDPLFRKLGIMPKYGASTTQMGKLLPRLQAGRNGGCPVLVFGITSKLITDNG; from the coding sequence ATGACCTGGACAGACTACATACCGGAGGACATTAAGGAACTTTATGAGATTCATGACTTTAAGCATGCTTCGGCTATCCTGGCAATGGAATTTCGAAAAGAATTTGAAGAAATCTGCCAGGCTTTAAGGGCATTTCGATTCTCTCAGAAAGATATTATTGAAGGAGGTAAAAATGAAAGTCACATTCCTAAAATATTATCATCAATACTTCGACCAATGTCTTGGACCGAGAGAAAATTAGGTGCGGAATTGAATATATTTGAAATAAAAGGCAAAACAAAAGAGCCAAAGGGTTCTTTCAGCCATGGAACTCACAAAGTTGATTATCTTAAAGGAAGAGTTGCATTTGACCTGGAATGGAATAGTAAAGACCAGACTTTTGACCGTGATTTGTATGCTTTACGGGCTTTTTTCGAATATAATGCGATAAGTGTCGGTGTATTGGTCACGCGAAGCAATGAACTGGATCCACTTTTCAGAAAACTCGGAATCATGCCCAAGTATGGCGCGAGTACTACACAAATGGGAAAATTGCTCCCACGCTTGCAAGCAGGTCGAAACGGGGGATGCCCTGTATTAGTATTTGGTATCACATCTAAACTTATAACAGACAATGGATAA
- a CDS encoding PIN domain-containing protein: MVIFVNNIMIQRVYIDTSVIGGCFDEEFMDWSNKLVREFLTGQKIAIISDITIDEVMDAPKPVRDKLDEIINGEFKELIPADQEVKELAEIYILEGAVSRKYYEDALHIAMATIHKASVLASWNFKHIVNLERIRQYNAVNIKKGYALLEIRSPREIVKIEDNE; the protein is encoded by the coding sequence TTGGTTATCTTTGTAAATAACATTATGATTCAAAGAGTTTACATAGACACCTCGGTCATTGGTGGATGTTTTGATGAAGAATTCATGGATTGGTCCAACAAACTTGTCAGGGAATTCCTGACTGGTCAAAAAATTGCCATTATATCTGATATTACCATTGACGAAGTTATGGATGCACCTAAGCCTGTCCGGGATAAACTCGATGAAATCATTAACGGTGAGTTTAAAGAGTTAATACCTGCTGATCAGGAAGTAAAAGAACTAGCTGAAATTTATATCCTGGAAGGGGCTGTTTCAAGAAAATATTATGAAGATGCCCTTCATATTGCTATGGCTACAATTCACAAAGCATCAGTACTGGCTAGCTGGAATTTTAAACATATTGTCAACCTTGAACGTATCAGACAATACAATGCAGTAAATATTAAAAAAGGTTATGCATTGCTTGAAATCAGAAGTCCTCGCGAAATTGTAAAAATTGAAGATAATGAGTAA
- a CDS encoding AAA family ATPase produces the protein MNFKNLEKRMSIKIKKIAIKGIRGVQKTMELQLSEKSILIYGDNGTGKSSISDSFEWFFNDKVRHLSEDSEIDFKDALRNSNIEDTEVSSVEMIFSEADVNSTKTLNYKKNKLVSDFSNKSDDFNSYLNNTQNENLVLRYQFLTEFIDKTKGEKLKSLSDVIGYAEVNKAKEVLKTAYNSIKTEIKNQNYESQINTQKQIQIEKIGAAIGVEKNLFEKVNEIITPLKLGVAVKSFKDIDAVLNLLKTRVNTIVLDELRFLENCKNTLTNLKGEISLLNSEYEKYYIEFNKIADDVYSIMQIFFAELLKAGRSVIEKKYHLDDTCPLCLQPMSKYKLLKDIQKRLAQIEESLKKKTACDAARQSIINISKERINRLENLRIDSHYNNKAFEPIKKAIDYLIIKISSLEKEANEKFTSGNKISEPKTLKLQDADFAIFTILESKITALQAVMKKDNNAVIYSNISSAKDAFLRIKKFEKERKVFEDQRSSMEIIYNEFVKKLKEGLENFITTFSGTINEYYQFMNPGEQFQELKIVTIGEEDELNGITIEYKYNDNWVSPPQKYFSESHLNCFGLSFFLASVIAFNKENKFLLLDDVISSFDSNHRKKFADLIFEKFSDYQIILMTHENEWYQYVSQLAKRKSWLINEIKWSDTEGTYIEDKPTDLREIIETNIAKGDIDITGNPIRKYLEHTLKVICANLEVKVNFRFNEVNEKRMPDELLNDLKSKINKSSNDLKSKMPIIDRIINSNILGNLLSHDNPFSPKLGDLKAFWADLGEFEKLFYCQESTCKKPMVSMRNYDTVAKKIRCGCDKTKYDWKI, from the coding sequence ATTTCAGATTCATTTGAGTGGTTCTTTAATGATAAAGTTCGACATTTATCAGAGGATTCTGAAATAGATTTCAAAGATGCATTGAGAAATTCCAACATTGAAGATACAGAAGTTTCTTCGGTTGAAATGATTTTCTCAGAAGCAGATGTTAATTCTACAAAGACGCTGAATTACAAAAAAAATAAACTAGTCTCGGACTTCTCAAATAAGTCGGACGATTTCAATTCTTATTTAAACAATACCCAAAATGAAAATCTTGTTCTTCGTTATCAATTTCTAACGGAATTTATTGATAAAACAAAGGGTGAAAAACTAAAAAGTTTATCTGATGTGATTGGATATGCCGAAGTTAACAAGGCAAAAGAAGTATTGAAGACAGCCTACAACTCAATAAAAACTGAAATTAAAAACCAGAATTACGAATCCCAAATTAACACACAAAAACAAATTCAGATTGAAAAAATTGGTGCTGCTATTGGTGTGGAAAAGAATTTGTTTGAGAAGGTTAATGAGATAATAACACCTTTAAAGTTGGGAGTTGCTGTAAAATCGTTCAAGGACATTGATGCAGTTCTTAATTTGCTTAAAACACGGGTCAACACGATAGTTCTTGACGAATTAAGGTTTCTCGAAAACTGCAAAAATACTTTAACTAATCTGAAAGGTGAGATTAGTTTACTTAACTCAGAGTATGAAAAATACTACATAGAGTTCAATAAAATTGCTGATGATGTTTATAGTATAATGCAAATATTCTTTGCGGAATTACTTAAAGCTGGTCGCTCGGTGATTGAAAAAAAATACCACCTTGACGATACTTGCCCATTGTGTTTACAACCAATGAGTAAGTATAAATTGCTTAAAGATATTCAAAAGAGATTAGCGCAAATAGAAGAATCATTAAAAAAGAAAACTGCCTGTGATGCAGCAAGACAATCAATAATAAATATTTCAAAAGAACGAATAAATAGACTCGAAAATTTGCGTATTGATTCCCATTACAACAACAAGGCTTTTGAACCAATTAAAAAAGCTATTGATTATTTAATAATAAAAATATCTTCTCTTGAAAAAGAGGCAAACGAAAAATTTACGTCAGGAAATAAAATATCAGAGCCTAAAACATTAAAGCTACAAGATGCTGACTTTGCAATATTTACAATTCTAGAATCAAAAATTACAGCATTACAAGCAGTAATGAAAAAAGATAATAATGCTGTAATCTATTCAAATATCTCATCTGCAAAAGATGCTTTTCTTCGCATAAAGAAATTTGAAAAGGAAAGGAAAGTTTTTGAAGACCAGAGGTCATCAATGGAAATCATATACAACGAATTTGTTAAGAAACTAAAGGAAGGTTTAGAGAACTTCATCACTACTTTTTCAGGAACAATAAACGAATACTACCAGTTTATGAATCCAGGTGAACAGTTTCAAGAGTTGAAGATCGTAACCATAGGTGAGGAAGATGAACTTAATGGAATCACCATTGAGTATAAATATAACGATAATTGGGTATCACCACCACAAAAATATTTTAGCGAATCACATCTCAACTGCTTTGGTTTGTCATTCTTTTTAGCTTCTGTTATAGCATTTAATAAAGAAAACAAATTTCTGCTTTTAGACGACGTCATTTCAAGTTTTGACAGCAATCACAGGAAAAAATTTGCGGATTTGATATTTGAAAAATTTTCTGACTACCAAATAATTTTGATGACTCACGAAAACGAATGGTATCAATATGTAAGTCAACTTGCAAAAAGAAAGAGTTGGTTAATCAATGAAATAAAATGGAGCGATACTGAAGGTACATATATCGAAGACAAACCGACAGATTTAAGAGAAATTATTGAAACTAACATAGCCAAGGGTGATATTGATATTACCGGAAATCCAATCAGAAAATATCTCGAACATACGCTTAAAGTAATTTGTGCAAACCTTGAAGTAAAAGTAAATTTTAGATTCAATGAAGTGAATGAAAAGCGGATGCCGGATGAATTACTAAATGACTTGAAATCGAAAATCAATAAAAGTAGTAACGATTTGAAATCAAAAATGCCAATCATTGACAGGATTATTAACTCAAACATCTTAGGCAACTTACTTTCACATGATAACCCATTTTCACCAAAATTAGGCGATCTAAAAGCATTTTGGGCAGACCTTGGGGAGTTCGAAAAGTTATTCTATTGCCAAGAATCGACATGTAAAAAGCCAATGGTTTCTATGAGAAACTATGATACTGTAGCAAAAAAAATTCGTTGTGGATGCGATAAAACAAAATATGACTGGAAAATATAA
- a CDS encoding MT-A70 family methyltransferase → MDKLSAAEDFRRFAEGKKFATILADPPWQFENRTGKMAPEHKRLSRYSTLTLEEIKKIPVKEAVEDSAHLYLWVPNALLSEGLEVMKAWGFTYKTNLIWYKVRKDGGPDRRGVGFYFRNVTEMILFGVRGKNARTLKRGRTQENMIIKQKREHSRKPDEQYELIEACSWGPFLEMFARGSRPEWVCWGNQAEDYSIEWETYKNHSQNGKKDRPILPLKIKKPQTAEQLRLLEGKSKYLKKLKKDI, encoded by the coding sequence ATGGATAAACTATCTGCAGCGGAGGATTTCAGAAGATTTGCGGAGGGGAAGAAGTTTGCGACTATCCTTGCAGATCCACCCTGGCAATTTGAGAACAGGACAGGCAAAATGGCGCCAGAGCATAAGCGGTTGTCCAGGTATTCTACATTAACCCTGGAAGAAATAAAGAAAATACCTGTAAAAGAGGCAGTAGAAGATTCGGCGCATTTATATTTATGGGTTCCCAATGCCTTGCTCTCAGAAGGATTAGAAGTTATGAAAGCCTGGGGATTCACCTATAAAACAAATCTGATTTGGTACAAGGTAAGGAAAGACGGTGGTCCGGACCGCAGAGGCGTTGGCTTCTATTTCAGAAATGTTACGGAAATGATATTATTCGGTGTCCGGGGAAAGAATGCCAGAACACTTAAGCGGGGCAGAACACAGGAAAATATGATCATTAAGCAGAAAAGGGAACACAGCCGCAAACCCGATGAACAATATGAGCTGATTGAAGCCTGCAGCTGGGGCCCATTTCTCGAAATGTTCGCACGGGGCTCTCGTCCTGAATGGGTCTGCTGGGGAAACCAGGCTGAAGACTATTCCATCGAATGGGAAACCTATAAAAACCATTCACAGAATGGGAAGAAAGACAGGCCTATTTTACCTTTGAAAATAAAAAAGCCCCAAACAGCTGAACAGCTTAGGTTACTGGAAGGGAAATCGAAATATCTCAAGAAATTAAAAAAGGATATTTGA